In a genomic window of Cynocephalus volans isolate mCynVol1 chromosome 1, mCynVol1.pri, whole genome shotgun sequence:
- the TIPARP gene encoding protein mono-ADP-ribosyltransferase TIPARP, with the protein MEIETTEPEPDCVVQPPSPDDFSCQMRLSEKITPLKTCFKKKQDQKRLGTGTLRSLRPILNTLLESGSLDGVFRSRNQSADENNLHEPMVKKTLEINPSCPPTENNMSVLIPDGTNVRGQIPEAHPSTDAPEQVVPIQDHSFPPETISGTVADSTARHFQADLLHPVSSDVPTSPDCIDKVMDYVPGVFQNNNFTIQYILDTSDKLSTELFQDKSEEASLDLVFELVNQLQYHTHQENGIEICMDFLQGTCIYGRDCLKHHTVLSYHWQVKRTTTQKWQSVSNDSQEHLERFYCNPENDRMRMKYGGQEFWADLNAMNVYETTEFDQLRRLSTPPSSSVNSIYHTVWKFFCRDHFGWREYPESVIRLIEEANSRGLKEVRFMMWNNHYILHNSFFRREIKRRPLFRSCFILLPYLQTLGGVPTQAPPPLEATSSSQVICPDGVTSANFYPETWVYMHPSQDFIQVPVSAEDKSYRIIYNLFHKTVPEFKYRILQILRVQNQFLWEKYKRKKEYMNRKMFGRDRIINERHLFHGTSQDVVDGICKHNFDPRVCGKHATMFGQGSYFAKKASYSHNFSKKSSKGVHFMFLAKVLTGRYTMGSHGMRRPPPVNPGSVTSDLYDSCVDNFFEPQIFVIFNDDQSYPYFVIQYEEVGNTVSI; encoded by the exons ATGGAAATAGAAACCACTGAACCTGAGCCAGACTGTGTAGTGCAGCCTCCTTCTCCTGATGACTTTTCCTGCCAAATGAGATTGTCTGAAAAGATTACTCCATTGAAGACTTGTTTTAAGAAGAAGCAGGATCAGAAGAGATTGGGAACTGGAACCCTGAGGTCTTTGAGGCCAATATTAAACACTTTGCTAGAATCTGGCTCACTTGATGGGGTTTTTAGATCTAGAAACCAGAGTGCAGATGAGAACAACTTACATGAACCTATGGTGAAAAAAACCCTGGAAATCAATCCATCGTGCCCACCAACAGAAAACAATATGTCTGTCCTGATTCCTGATGGTACAAATGTCAGGGGCCAAATACCAGAGGCCCATCCTTCCACCGATGCTCCAGAACAAGTGGTTCCAATCCAGGATCACAGTTTTCCACCAGAAACCATCAGCGGGACAGTGGCAGATTCCACAGCAAGGCACTTCCAGGCTGACCTTTTGCACCCGGTTTCAAGTGATGTTCCTACTAGTCCTGACTGCATAGACAAAGTCATGGATTATGTTCCAGGGGTTTTCCAAAACAACAATTTTACAATCCAGTACATTTTGGACACCAGTGATAAGTTGAGTACTGAGCTGTTCCAGGACAAAAGTGAAGAGGCCTCCCTTGACCTTGTGTTTGAGCTGGTTAACCAACTACAGTACCATACTCACCAAGAGAATGGAATTGAAATTTGCATGGACTTTCTGCAAGGCACTTGTATTTATGGAAGGGATTGTTTGAAGCACCATACAGTCTTGTCATATCATTGGCAGGTCAAGAGGACAACTACTCAAAAATGGCAGAGTGTATCCAACGATTCCCAGGAGCACTTGGAAAGATTTTACTGTAACCCAGAAAATGATAGAATGAGAATGAAGTATGG CGGACAAGAATTTTGGGCAGATTTAAATGCCATGAATGTGTATGAAACAACTGAATTTGACCAGCTACGAAGGCTTTCCACACCACCTTCTAGCAGTGTCAACTCTATTTATCACACAGTGTGGAAATTCTTCTGTAGAGACCACTTTGGATGGAGAGAATATCCTGAG TCTGTTATTCGGTTGATTGAAGAAGCAAACTCTAGGGGTCTGAAAGAGGTCCGATTTATGATGTGGAACAACCACTACATCCTTCACAACTCATTCTTCAGGAGAGAGATAAAAAGGAGACCCCTTTTCCGCTCCTGTTTTATACTGCTTCCATATTTACA GACACTTGGTGGGGTTCCCACACAAGCTCCTCCGCCTCTTGAAGCAACTTCATCATCACAGGTCATCTGCCCTGATGGGGTCACCTCAGCAAACTTTTACCCTGAAACTTGGGTTTATATGCATCCATCTCAGGACTTCATCCAAGTGCCTGTTTCTGCAGAGGACAAAAGTTATCGAATCATTTACAACCTTTTTCATAAGACTGTGCCTGAGTTTAAATATAGAATTTTGCAAATATTGAGAGTCCAAAACCAGTTTCTTTGGGAGAAATATAAAAG GAAAAAGGAATATATGAACAGGAAAATGTTTGGCCGTGACAGAATAATAAACGAGAGACATTTATTTCATGGAACATCCCAGGATGTGGTAGATGGAATCTGCAAGCACAACTTTGACCCTCGAGTATGTGGAAAGCATGCTACAATGTTTGGACAGGGCAGTTATTTTGCAAAGAAGGCAAGCTACTCTCATAACTTTTCTAAGAAGTCCTCCAAAGGAGTCCATTTCATGTTTCTCGCCAAAGTGCTGACTGGCAGATACACAATGGGCAGTCATGGCATGAGAAGGCCCCCTCCGGTCAATCCTGGCAGTGTCACCAGTGACCTGTATGACTCTTGTGTGGATAATTTCTTTGAGCCTcagatttttgtcatttttaatgatGACCAGAGTTATCCTTATTTTGTTATCCAGTATGAAGAAGTCGGTAACACTGTTTCCATATGA